From Paenibacillus polymyxa, the proteins below share one genomic window:
- a CDS encoding tetratricopeptide repeat protein: protein MKAEEYVQKAYQCILQNDFEQAVEWFEKAISAQPDHAEHYFRCSVTYARSGRLEQALAYAEHAVRLAPQQDEYVLHLHAQEARQYTEKARKMLEVDRATPQMRQDAILLLERAISLDPLCGDAFLLLALIYDELNEYKLAVQAAREAAALFPHNVQLANLMKKLCQQMNEQI, encoded by the coding sequence ATGAAGGCGGAGGAATACGTTCAGAAAGCTTATCAGTGCATTTTGCAGAACGATTTTGAGCAGGCGGTGGAATGGTTTGAAAAAGCGATTTCAGCCCAGCCTGATCATGCGGAGCATTATTTCCGTTGCTCGGTTACCTATGCTCGCAGTGGACGATTGGAGCAGGCCCTGGCATATGCAGAGCATGCGGTCCGTCTCGCTCCACAGCAGGATGAATATGTTCTCCATCTGCATGCGCAGGAAGCCAGGCAGTATACAGAAAAAGCCAGAAAAATGCTGGAGGTCGACAGAGCTACGCCACAGATGCGCCAGGATGCGATTTTGCTGCTCGAACGGGCAATTTCCCTTGATCCGTTATGTGGTGACGCATTTTTACTGCTCGCTTTGATTTATGACGAATTGAATGAATATAAGCTGGCTGTGCAGGCTGCTCGTGAGGCTGCAGCGCTGTTTCCTCATAATGTGCAGCTTGCCAACCTCATGAAGAAATTATGCCAACAGATGAATGAACAAATCTAG
- a CDS encoding nucleotide pyrophosphohydrolase — MEKSLDEIQREVDQYISQFKEGYFSPLAMLARMSEEVGELAREVNHSFGEKPKKKDEADNSIELELGDILFITVCFANSLGINLTEAHDKVMHKFNTRDANRWTKKDTD; from the coding sequence ATGGAAAAATCGTTAGATGAAATTCAACGTGAGGTGGACCAGTACATCTCTCAATTTAAGGAAGGGTACTTTAGTCCTTTGGCCATGTTGGCCAGGATGTCCGAGGAAGTCGGTGAACTGGCGAGGGAAGTCAATCACTCCTTTGGTGAGAAGCCGAAAAAAAAGGATGAGGCGGACAATTCCATTGAGCTGGAGCTGGGGGATATTTTGTTCATCACTGTTTGCTTTGCGAACTCACTGGGTATCAATTTGACTGAGGCACATGATAAGGTTATGCATAAATTTAACACGCGTGACGCGAATCGCTGGACCAAAAAGGACACCGATTAG
- a CDS encoding YitT family protein, with translation MKISKSMEQLKLILPIVFGTAIYAFGLLYFIIPSKLMEGGITGITLLLNYAFSISPSLSTLLLNIPLFLIGWKMLGGKQIIYTGVGIGSLTFFLWLFEKMIHLGWMGTFQTEHDFILSSLYAGVTLGAGLGIVFRFGGTTGGSDIIARILNRKFGWSMGRILLVIDIVIIGASLLYIPKEKILYTLVAVFIASKIIDFIQEGAYSARAFMIISDHTMDIADIITRDMDRGVTIIPAVGAFSKQAKHVAYCVVSRQEIRRLHQIVKSVDPRAFIIIQDVHDVHGEGFKEE, from the coding sequence ATGAAAATATCCAAGTCCATGGAACAGCTTAAATTGATTTTGCCCATCGTATTTGGCACCGCCATCTATGCATTCGGTCTGCTTTATTTTATTATACCCAGTAAACTGATGGAAGGCGGTATTACAGGGATCACCCTGCTGCTAAATTATGCTTTTTCGATTTCACCTTCTCTCTCCACTTTGTTACTGAATATTCCATTATTTTTGATTGGATGGAAAATGCTTGGGGGCAAGCAGATTATATACACGGGGGTTGGTATCGGGTCGCTCACATTCTTTTTGTGGTTGTTTGAAAAAATGATTCATCTCGGATGGATGGGGACCTTTCAGACTGAACACGATTTTATACTTTCTTCATTATATGCAGGGGTTACGCTTGGGGCCGGGTTAGGTATTGTGTTTCGCTTTGGCGGCACTACTGGAGGCTCGGATATTATCGCTCGTATTTTAAACCGGAAGTTTGGCTGGAGTATGGGAAGAATTCTACTGGTCATTGATATTGTCATTATCGGCGCTTCATTACTTTACATACCCAAAGAAAAAATTCTATATACATTAGTGGCTGTGTTCATCGCGTCCAAGATTATTGATTTTATACAAGAAGGGGCCTACTCTGCCAGAGCCTTTATGATTATCAGCGACCATACGATGGACATTGCAGATATTATTACCAGGGACATGGATCGTGGAGTTACCATTATTCCGGCTGTAGGTGCATTTTCCAAACAGGCCAAGCATGTTGCCTATTGTGTCGTGTCCCGTCAGGAAATAAGACGACTGCATCAAATTGTTAAATCAGTTGATCCACGGGCGTTTATCATCATTCAGGATGTGCATGATGTACATGGCGAGGGGTTCAAAGAGGAATAG
- the bshA gene encoding N-acetyl-alpha-D-glucosaminyl L-malate synthase BshA, which yields MNDKLKIGITCYPSLGGSGVVATELGKLLAEKGHEVHFIANSIPFRLGGAFQKNIFYHEVEVNDYYVFRYPPYDLSLATKMAQVAQMKNLDVLHVHYAVPHAVCAYLAKEMVGDHLKVVTTLHGTDITVLAQDESLKDLIRLAINKSDAVTAVSKDLIRETIDALEITRPIDLTYNFVDKRVYYPRDAAALRRDFAQPHEKIMMHISNFRPVKRVGDVLDIFDRVQQKVPAKLLLVGEGPDLPKIRCKIESLGLQDKVFFLGKQDQIAEVISMADVLLLPSEKESFGLVALEAMACGVPTIGSQAGGVPELVVHGSTGYLAEIGNTEAMAEYAVELLSDEAMAERFREACLTRARTVFCDKLITRQYEEIYYRVLGREVPDLKPISV from the coding sequence TTGAATGACAAACTGAAAATTGGGATTACCTGTTATCCGTCGCTGGGTGGCTCTGGCGTTGTGGCTACGGAGCTGGGCAAGTTGCTGGCAGAAAAAGGGCATGAGGTTCATTTTATTGCCAATAGCATTCCGTTCAGATTAGGCGGGGCGTTCCAGAAGAATATTTTTTATCACGAAGTTGAGGTTAACGATTATTACGTGTTTAGATATCCGCCATATGATTTGTCGCTAGCGACAAAAATGGCCCAGGTGGCTCAAATGAAGAATTTGGATGTACTTCATGTCCATTATGCTGTTCCGCATGCAGTATGCGCATATTTGGCGAAGGAAATGGTGGGCGATCATTTGAAAGTGGTTACCACCCTGCACGGTACAGATATTACAGTGTTGGCACAGGATGAATCATTAAAGGATCTGATTCGACTGGCTATTAACAAAAGTGACGCTGTGACAGCCGTCTCCAAAGATTTGATTCGGGAGACGATTGATGCGTTGGAAATAACACGACCTATTGATTTGACTTACAACTTTGTAGATAAACGAGTATATTATCCACGAGATGCTGCTGCGCTTAGGAGAGATTTTGCCCAACCGCACGAAAAAATTATGATGCATATTTCCAATTTCCGTCCTGTCAAAAGGGTGGGAGATGTGCTGGATATTTTCGACAGAGTGCAACAAAAGGTACCTGCGAAGCTACTGTTGGTGGGAGAAGGACCGGATCTTCCGAAAATTCGTTGTAAAATCGAAAGTTTAGGCTTGCAGGACAAAGTCTTCTTTTTAGGTAAGCAGGATCAAATCGCAGAAGTGATTTCTATGGCAGATGTGCTGTTGCTTCCGTCGGAGAAAGAAAGTTTTGGTCTAGTTGCGCTGGAAGCCATGGCTTGTGGAGTGCCAACAATCGGTTCTCAGGCAGGAGGAGTACCTGAACTCGTCGTACATGGAAGTACGGGGTATCTGGCTGAAATCGGTAATACAGAGGCGATGGCAGAATATGCAGTAGAACTGTTGTCCGATGAAGCAATGGCGGAACGTTTCCGTGAAGCGTGCCTGACACGCGCACGTACCGTATTCTGTGATAAGCTGATTACTCGTCAATATGAAGAGATTTATTACCGTGTGTTGGGACGCGAGGTGCCGGATCTTAAACCGATCAGCGTTTAA
- the mgsA gene encoding methylglyoxal synthase, which yields MLKIAFIAHDRKKDEMVNFITAYEHVFTDHQLYSTGTTGQRIMEQTKLQIHRFMSGPLGGDQQIGAMVAQNDMDLIIFLRDPLMAQPHEPDISALLRLCDVQGIPLATNVATAEILVKALDRGDFAWRELVHKYKPGIDQQGDLK from the coding sequence ATGTTAAAGATTGCATTTATAGCGCATGATCGCAAAAAGGATGAAATGGTTAATTTTATTACGGCATATGAGCATGTTTTTACAGATCACCAATTATATTCAACAGGTACAACAGGTCAGCGCATTATGGAGCAAACCAAGCTTCAAATTCACCGCTTCATGTCTGGGCCGCTTGGTGGAGATCAGCAAATCGGGGCTATGGTTGCGCAAAATGACATGGACTTGATTATATTTTTGCGTGATCCACTCATGGCACAGCCGCATGAGCCGGACATTAGCGCATTATTACGTCTGTGTGATGTACAGGGGATTCCTTTGGCAACCAACGTTGCAACTGCTGAAATACTGGTTAAAGCGCTAGATCGTGGCGATTTTGCTTGGCGTGAACTGGTACATAAATATAAACCGGGCATTGACCAGCAGGGTGATCTAAAATGA
- the bshB1 gene encoding bacillithiol biosynthesis deacetylase BshB1, protein MTLDILIFGAHADDAEIGMGGTIAKHTAAGLKVGVCDLTRAEMSSNGDVDTRMAEAEHASKVLGLAVRTNLGLPDRGLYVTPEHVAAVTAEIRRHAPKIVFAPYWEDRHPDHVMCSKLVEEAVFNAKLRRFMPESPAVQVEQLYFYFINDIGRTDLIVDITEHYEAKEQSLLSYVSQFQAAPGKDTVSTPLNQGYVERVKARDSLLGQRKLISYAEGFASKTPYLVKLFK, encoded by the coding sequence ATGACGCTGGACATCCTGATTTTTGGAGCCCATGCCGACGATGCAGAAATAGGAATGGGAGGCACGATTGCCAAGCATACAGCCGCTGGGTTAAAGGTGGGGGTGTGCGATTTGACACGGGCTGAAATGTCATCTAATGGTGATGTGGATACTCGTATGGCAGAAGCTGAACACGCTTCAAAAGTGCTCGGGCTGGCTGTGCGGACGAATTTGGGTCTGCCTGATCGTGGGTTATATGTAACTCCTGAACATGTAGCTGCAGTTACAGCAGAAATCAGACGCCATGCACCAAAAATTGTATTTGCTCCTTATTGGGAGGATCGGCATCCGGATCATGTCATGTGCAGCAAGCTAGTAGAGGAAGCTGTGTTTAACGCCAAGTTGAGACGCTTTATGCCAGAAAGTCCTGCGGTACAGGTAGAGCAATTATATTTTTATTTTATTAATGATATCGGCAGAACGGACTTGATCGTGGACATTACCGAGCATTATGAAGCCAAGGAACAGTCGTTGTTGAGTTATGTTTCGCAATTTCAGGCAGCGCCTGGGAAGGATACGGTATCCACACCACTGAATCAGGGGTATGTGGAACGTGTAAAAGCTCGGGACTCGTTGTTGGGTCAACGTAAACTGATTTCATATGCAGAAGGATTTGCGTCCAAAACGCCATATCTGGTTAAGCTATTCAAATAA
- the dapB gene encoding 4-hydroxy-tetrahydrodipicolinate reductase, with the protein MSEPIKVAVVGAAGRMGREVVKLVLQDEELQLVAAVNRTHAGSDAGLLVGLPEAGIAIMEDVEQALLESRADVMVDFTGPRFAYAHTALAIKHGVRPVIGTTGFTPEQIDELDKQCREQQIGGLIAPNFSIGVILMMRFAAQAAKYFPHLEIIEYHGDQKLDAPSGTAIKTAELIAEQRQELRQGNPEEEETLEGSRGGYYQGFRIHSVRLPGVFAQQEVIFGGFGQSLKIRQDSYERAGYMPGVKIGIQKVMEQPGLVYGFEHYID; encoded by the coding sequence ATGTCAGAACCAATAAAAGTGGCTGTCGTTGGAGCAGCAGGACGTATGGGCCGTGAGGTGGTCAAATTGGTTCTTCAGGATGAGGAACTACAGCTTGTAGCCGCAGTGAACAGAACACACGCCGGCAGTGATGCCGGCCTTCTCGTTGGACTACCGGAAGCTGGTATCGCTATTATGGAGGATGTAGAGCAGGCTTTACTGGAGAGCCGAGCCGATGTCATGGTTGACTTTACGGGGCCGCGTTTTGCGTACGCACATACAGCGCTTGCTATTAAGCATGGAGTTCGTCCAGTTATCGGTACGACAGGGTTTACTCCTGAACAAATTGATGAACTGGACAAGCAGTGTCGTGAGCAACAAATTGGTGGTCTAATTGCGCCCAACTTTTCGATCGGCGTCATTTTGATGATGCGGTTTGCGGCTCAGGCAGCGAAGTATTTCCCACATCTGGAAATCATCGAATATCATGGTGACCAAAAATTGGACGCGCCCTCAGGTACAGCCATTAAGACTGCTGAACTGATCGCCGAGCAGCGTCAGGAGCTACGACAAGGCAACCCGGAAGAGGAAGAAACGCTAGAAGGATCGCGTGGCGGTTATTATCAAGGCTTCCGCATTCACAGTGTCCGTCTTCCCGGTGTGTTCGCACAGCAAGAAGTCATATTTGGAGGATTTGGACAATCTCTGAAAATTCGTCAGGATTCATATGAACGGGCTGGATACATGCCTGGTGTTAAAATCGGTATCCAGAAGGTAATGGAGCAGCCGGGGCTTGTATATGGTTTTGAACATTACATTGATTAA
- a CDS encoding GNAT family N-acetyltransferase: MILKPGFNWGIANYRNQGLSRFLVEQALKDWHGNCDGICDGIYLFGNDSVKDFYPRFGFASAPEYQCSRKAPTSNLNIKIDQLNMEEMPDLQLLKMKSADFNPYSLFSAENNEWLVLFYSTLFFKDKFFWHIPQYDTIVVADFEGDTMNCYDIFGARRHSLYYTVLYD, encoded by the coding sequence TTGATTTTGAAACCTGGTTTCAATTGGGGGATTGCAAACTACAGGAATCAAGGTTTGAGTCGGTTTTTAGTAGAGCAAGCGCTGAAAGATTGGCATGGCAATTGTGACGGTATCTGTGACGGTATCTATCTGTTTGGAAATGATAGTGTGAAGGATTTTTATCCTAGATTCGGCTTCGCTTCGGCACCTGAGTATCAATGTAGTCGGAAGGCACCTACCAGCAACCTAAACATAAAGATTGATCAATTAAATATGGAAGAAATGCCGGATTTGCAGTTGTTGAAAATGAAGAGTGCTGACTTCAATCCGTATTCACTTTTTTCTGCGGAAAACAATGAGTGGTTGGTTTTATTTTATAGTACGTTATTTTTTAAAGACAAGTTTTTTTGGCACATACCTCAATACGATACGATTGTTGTTGCAGATTTCGAAGGAGATACGATGAACTGTTACGATATTTTTGGAGCGAGGCGACATTCCTTATACTACACTGTTTTATATGACTAA
- a CDS encoding DUF1405 domain-containing protein: MSLSYLWSRSFLTSRPFLWLLFWCNLVGTVYGYIWYGGQLEYTLNYHPAWQIVFVPDSPTASLFFTISIAFLLYPPHFKSLKVIRQIMEALAVVTSVKYGIWASAIILWGVAQGGPMVWQDWMLIASHTAMAVEALLFVRFFSCKWIALCLAALWTLLNDTMDYTYGIYPYLPRTLTDNVTQVRTFTYMLTLVSIVAAWLAMLARNRKVSSYRELA; the protein is encoded by the coding sequence GTGTCGTTATCTTATTTGTGGAGCCGGTCGTTCTTGACGAGCCGGCCCTTTTTGTGGCTGCTGTTCTGGTGTAATTTAGTTGGAACGGTGTATGGGTACATATGGTATGGGGGACAGCTGGAATATACACTGAATTATCACCCGGCGTGGCAGATTGTATTTGTGCCTGATAGTCCGACGGCCAGCCTATTTTTTACAATTTCAATAGCATTTTTGCTCTATCCTCCGCATTTCAAAAGCTTGAAGGTCATTCGCCAGATCATGGAAGCATTGGCTGTCGTTACGAGTGTAAAGTACGGCATTTGGGCTTCGGCTATTATTTTGTGGGGAGTTGCGCAGGGGGGACCTATGGTATGGCAGGATTGGATGCTGATAGCATCTCACACAGCAATGGCGGTCGAAGCATTACTGTTTGTACGGTTTTTTAGCTGCAAATGGATTGCTTTATGCTTAGCCGCACTTTGGACATTGTTAAATGATACGATGGATTATACCTATGGCATATACCCTTATCTTCCCAGGACGCTAACGGATAATGTGACGCAAGTGCGTACTTTTACCTACATGCTGACCCTTGTTAGTATTGTAGCGGCATGGCTTGCCATGCTAGCACGCAATCGAAAGGTATCGTCTTATCGTGAACTAGCTTGA
- a CDS encoding CCA tRNA nucleotidyltransferase yields the protein MNTNTWQHADPEMALHGREVIHTLTTAGHEAYWVGGCVRDELLGRAIHDMDLTTSAEPEEVLALFPHVIPTGIQHGTVTVMQDGYAFEVTTFRTESGYTDHRRPTEVSFVKDIREDLMRRDFTMNAIAMAEHGERVDPFGGEVDLRAALVRCVGRAEERFEEDGLRMLRCIRFASVFRFRVAYNTWKGMIRRREGLRYIAMERVRVELEKMLAGPDPLRGLEMLGRSGLLGCTKVPVPWEQCDAQALQEIVQLPAELRWGLLLMSCRLSSEAADELLRAWTFSNAVRLRLVHLLEWEKELIGHAVAIAGNSVSRDPDRINDEELRRSWIRLLIKLGKDTASDWLELYKTLPSSFRGLPPWVEKHVKKIAELANSWTQQAVVVRIKDLNITGNELVQAMNRPGGPWLGQMMERLLQAVACGDIPNETETLLQEVKRVMSSE from the coding sequence GTGAATACAAATACTTGGCAACATGCTGACCCAGAGATGGCTCTTCACGGCAGAGAGGTCATACATACACTAACCACAGCAGGCCACGAAGCTTATTGGGTCGGTGGCTGTGTGCGGGATGAGCTATTAGGACGTGCTATTCATGATATGGATCTGACCACCTCGGCTGAGCCTGAAGAGGTCTTAGCGCTGTTCCCTCATGTGATTCCGACAGGAATCCAGCATGGGACGGTAACGGTCATGCAGGATGGTTATGCATTCGAGGTGACCACTTTTCGTACGGAAAGCGGTTATACCGATCACCGCCGTCCAACGGAAGTATCCTTTGTGAAGGACATCCGTGAGGATCTGATGCGGCGGGACTTCACGATGAACGCGATAGCGATGGCTGAACATGGGGAGCGAGTGGACCCGTTTGGTGGGGAAGTTGATTTGCGAGCCGCTCTCGTTCGTTGTGTGGGACGAGCCGAGGAACGCTTTGAGGAAGACGGGCTACGAATGCTGCGTTGCATCCGTTTTGCCTCTGTATTTCGGTTCCGAGTGGCCTACAATACCTGGAAAGGTATGATTCGTCGCAGAGAGGGACTTAGATACATAGCCATGGAACGGGTACGAGTCGAGTTAGAAAAGATGCTAGCGGGGCCTGACCCATTACGTGGACTGGAGATGCTGGGCCGTAGCGGATTGCTGGGCTGTACGAAGGTTCCGGTTCCCTGGGAACAATGTGACGCACAGGCGCTCCAGGAGATCGTGCAGCTGCCAGCAGAGCTGCGGTGGGGTTTGCTCCTTATGTCTTGTAGACTTAGCTCAGAGGCAGCGGACGAGCTATTAAGAGCTTGGACCTTCTCCAATGCTGTACGTCTGCGTTTGGTTCATTTATTGGAATGGGAAAAGGAGCTTATCGGTCATGCTGTTGCTATAGCTGGCAACTCAGTTTCGAGGGATCCAGACCGTATCAACGATGAGGAATTACGTCGTAGCTGGATTCGATTGTTAATTAAGCTGGGAAAGGACACAGCTTCAGACTGGCTGGAGCTTTACAAGACACTGCCTTCTTCGTTTCGCGGATTACCGCCATGGGTAGAAAAGCATGTGAAGAAAATTGCCGAACTGGCAAACTCGTGGACACAGCAGGCGGTCGTCGTTCGTATCAAGGATTTAAATATTACTGGAAATGAACTGGTTCAGGCAATGAATCGACCAGGTGGACCTTGGCTGGGACAGATGATGGAACGGCTTTTACAAGCGGTCGCTTGCGGAGATATCCCGAATGAAACAGAAACATTGCTTCAGGAAGTGAAACGGGTGATGAGTAGTGAATAA
- a CDS encoding sporulation protein YpjB, whose protein sequence is MIRGRGVRITLRVVSSIVLSMVLLLSVYVPPGMAEARDQPKPEGNSKEIEELDHVAATLYRDVMDGNIEKARADVAEVSRWFSTGQVQAALSVEAIHALSGSILEVQQATQSVQASPDEWVKAAANLRLATDALAHPRQPLWQQYYKILREDVSGLNNQFAKGNMKGFKAGTAVLEDHYETIRTAALIQGRTTEVVRTDSWISYVKGLGDQQNADASAIRGALDQGNPTLNALFGREKDATALAPFIPRESERRAELAIGMIVLLALAYAGYRKYRAGFTG, encoded by the coding sequence ATGATTAGGGGTCGGGGGGTTCGTATTACGTTACGTGTGGTTTCGAGTATTGTGTTATCCATGGTCCTGCTGCTGTCCGTCTACGTCCCTCCAGGTATGGCAGAAGCGCGCGATCAGCCAAAACCCGAAGGTAATAGCAAGGAAATTGAAGAACTGGATCATGTAGCTGCGACACTGTACCGTGACGTAATGGACGGGAATATTGAAAAAGCGCGTGCGGATGTAGCCGAGGTGAGCAGATGGTTCAGCACTGGACAGGTACAGGCCGCGCTATCTGTAGAGGCCATTCATGCTCTATCCGGCAGCATCCTGGAGGTGCAGCAAGCTACACAGTCGGTTCAAGCATCACCGGATGAATGGGTGAAGGCAGCGGCCAATTTACGGCTTGCGACAGATGCGCTTGCGCACCCGCGCCAGCCTTTATGGCAGCAGTATTATAAGATTTTAAGAGAAGATGTTAGCGGCTTGAATAACCAGTTTGCTAAAGGGAATATGAAGGGATTCAAAGCTGGAACCGCAGTTCTAGAGGATCACTATGAAACGATCCGTACAGCAGCATTGATCCAGGGCAGAACAACCGAGGTCGTGCGGACTGATTCCTGGATTTCCTACGTCAAAGGATTGGGGGATCAGCAAAATGCAGATGCCTCAGCGATTAGAGGAGCACTGGACCAGGGCAACCCGACGTTGAATGCCTTGTTTGGACGTGAAAAAGACGCTACCGCACTGGCACCATTTATCCCGCGTGAGAGTGAGCGCCGGGCTGAATTGGCTATCGGCATGATTGTGCTGTTGGCGCTGGCCTATGCAGGTTATCGTAAATATCGGGCTGGTTTCACTGGGTAA